AGTGAAACAGCACGTCATCTAACAAGTTTGGAAGGCACTAAGCAGGAGATGTTTAGTTCTCGAGTCGTTGATTTTGGAAGGCTCCGGAGCTTTTTAACTTTTCCAGGTGGAAGAGTAGTTCCCCAAAATCTATTCTGCAGTTTGAAATGTGTGAGAACTCTGGCTTTATGTGATTGTGAGCTAGCTGAAATCCCAGCCGAAATCGGAAGGTTGATTCATCTTCGGCACTTGGACTTAAGTGATAATCCTTTCATGACACTGCCAGAAGCTATATGTGATCTAtattatttggaaattttggaTATCAGTTTTTGTAAAAAGCTTTCGTGCCTTCCTCAAAGGATTGAAGGCCTTGTACACTTGAGGCACCTTTTCAATCATGTGGCCCTTGAATTACGTCAAATTCCACAAGGACTCAGGAAGCTGACGTCACTTTGTAGTTTGACTCGGTTCATCGTCAGCAGCAACTCTAATGTTTTGGCAACTTTGAAGGACCTGAACCAACTGGAAAGATTGGACGTTTATATTGATGAAGAAGTAGATTTTGGGAGTGCAGAGCTCGAAAAGAAGGTCAATATGCGTGAAATGAATTTGTACTTTAGCTTCTTGACCCACTTTATAGAAACTCCAAGTTGCATTGAAACCATGGAACCACCTCCAAACTTGGAACGACTTAGGCTAGATGACTGTCCAGGAGCACAATTACCAAGTTGGCTTGTGACAAGGTCTCACGCCAATAACTTGACGAGGCTAATTATTGCTAGCCCCTGCAACATCTCATCCTTGTCTACCTTGTGGAAGCTATCATCCCTAGAAGAGCTTGTCCTTGAGGAAGCGGAAAAGCTGGAATGTTTGGGTAAGGAATTCTTCGGAGTTACAAAAGCACTACATGAGAATAGTCTTGATGCTCTTGATACATTGTCAAACTCCGAGTCATCATCCTCAGCTGAAGCAGTGGCATTTccgaatttgagaaaattacatttttatacCTTTCACAATTGGACAAATTGGGAAGACTTaagtgaagatgatgaagaagttGTTGTCTCTATCATGCCGAGCCTGGAGGAGCTAGAAATTTATGACTGTGAAAAGCTTGAAATTCTACCACGTCGCATCCTCGGAAGGATATCATCTCTCAAAAAATTGGATATTTGGCATTGCTCTAAGTTGGGGGATCGATACTCTGACAAAACAGGAGATGATTGGAAACAGATATCACACATTCCTCAAGTTCACATATCCAATTAGTAGTAATCTACTCAGGTATGGTTATTCACACATTTTTTTATGTATCTATCATCTTTGAAGTCAAATAATTGCTCCTTATAGAATTACAACAAACGAAGGCCTGCTTTTTGTTTGCAACAAACAAATAATTACTACTTGTAGAATATGACATATGCTTAATAATGAATCAAGTGTTAACAGAGCCATATGTATaatgaaaatatgaattattcATCAATAGTTTAgaatggtttttttttattgagaAAATGCAAGTCATTAACTAGTAAATACAACACTAAATTTCTAACAATATCTGACTATAAACCCTTGAGTTTGGAATTCCATTTATGTCTtgtcttttttccttcttttttttttttggttttgtgcTTTGTTTTCCAGATAATGCTCGTTGATGGCTCAAAATGAAGCTACAGCAGAAGGCATTGGGGGATCAACCTCTACGTCAATTTTTCACTTGGGTTCGtgtaaaatttcaaataattgtaAATAATGGTTGAAGAGGCACATCCACTTGCTTTGTTCAAAATCATTTGTTGAAAGCATCTGT
Above is a genomic segment from Coffea eugenioides isolate CCC68of chromosome 5, Ceug_1.0, whole genome shotgun sequence containing:
- the LOC113772108 gene encoding putative disease resistance protein RGA3, with the protein product MRSFFQEVREEYEVTRCKMHDIVHDFAQSLTKNECHALDGTRRNSSSETARHLTSLEGTKQEMFSSRVVDFGRLRSFLTFPGGRVVPQNLFCSLKCVRTLALCDCELAEIPAEIGRLIHLRHLDLSDNPFMTLPEAICDLYYLEILDISFCKKLSCLPQRIEGLVHLRHLFNHVALELRQIPQGLRKLTSLCSLTRFIVSSNSNVLATLKDLNQLERLDVYIDEEVDFGSAELEKKVNMREMNLYFSFLTHFIETPSCIETMEPPPNLERLRLDDCPGAQLPSWLVTRSHANNLTRLIIASPCNISSLSTLWKLSSLEELVLEEAEKLECLGKEFFGVTKALHENSLDALDTLSNSESSSSAEAVAFPNLRKLHFYTFHNWTNWEDLSEDDEEVVVSIMPSLEELEIYDCEKLEILPRRILGRISSLKKLDIWHCSKLGDRYSDKTGDDWKQISHIPQVHISN